The genomic window AATTTTAGAAGAGAGCAAGTGCGTAGGCGTAGCCCGTCGTAGGCATCGCCCGCCCAATCTACAACGCAGTAAGCGATTAGTAATCTAATGGCAGCTTGGTATTCAGCCTCCTAATCCAGTGGGCGCGTAAATAAGCCACCCATTTGAAATCTCTAAAACCCTTACGCGATCGTAATTACGATTTACGCGCCCGCTGTACTAGTACACCACGGCGGAAATAGAGCAACCATTTAAAATCCCTAAAGAGCTTATTCCATAATACTTTTGACTTTTGACTTTTGAATGAGTGACTTCCGCGTTGCGGTACTAGTATCTTTGCTAATTACTAACGACAAATAACTCATAAAAACTAACACCGGAAAAATGATGGCAAATTCAACCTTTAACCTTTCGGATCTCAATGGCACTAACGGCTTTGCCATCAACGGCATCAATAAATTTGACTTATCAGGCAACTCTGTCAGCAGTGCGGGAGATATCAACGGTGACGGCATCGACGACGTGATTATCGGGGCATATAGTGCCGACCCCAATAGCTTTGCTTCAGGGCAAAGCTACGTGGTGTTTGGCAGCAAAGGGGGTTTTGGTGCCCAACTCAACCTCTCCACCCTCAACGGCAGTAATGGCTTTGCCATCAACGGTATCAATGAAGGTGACGGTTCAGGCGCATCTGTCAGCAGTGCAGGAGACATCAACGGCGACGGCATCGACGACCTGATTATTGGGGCACGGCGTGCCTCCCCCAACGGTCACTACTCAGGGCAGAGCTACGTGGTGTTTGGCAGCAAGGGGGGTTTTGGTGCCCAATTCAATCTCTCCACCCTCAAGGGCAGTAATGGCTTTGCCATCAACGGCATCAATCCAGGTGACTATTCAGGCGGCTCTGTCAGCAGTGCAGGAGATATCAACGGCGACGGCATCGACGACCTGATTATCGGGGCAAGGGATGCCGCCCCCAATGGCACCTTATCAGGGCAGAGCTACGTGGTGTTTGGCAGCAAGGGGGGTTTTAGTGCCCAATTTAACCTCTCCACCCTCAACGGCAGTAATGGCTTTGCCATCAACGGCATCAATCCAGGTGACTTTTCAGGTTGGTCTGTCAGCAGTGCGGGAGACTTCAACGGCGACGGCATCGACGACCTGATTATCGGGGCATATAGTGCCGACCCCAACGGCTTTCGTACAGGGCAGAGCTACGTGGTGTTTGGCAGCAAGGGGGGTTTTGGTGCCCAACTAAACCTCTCCACCCTGAATGGCAGTAATGGCTTTGCCATCAACGGCATCAATGAAAATGACCAATCAGGCGCATCTGTCAGCAGTGCGGGAGACATCAACGGTGACGGCATCGATGACCTGATTATCGGGGCACAGCGTGCCTCCCCCAACGGTTTAGAGTCAGGGCAGAGCTACGTGGTGTTTGGCAGCAAAGGGGGTTTTGATACCGAACTAAACCTCTCCACCCTGAATGGCAGTAATGGCTTTGTCATCAACGGTATCAATAAATATGACGGTTCAGGCAACTCTGTCAGCAGTGCGGGAGATATCAACGGCGACGGTATCGACGACCTGATTATCGGGGCATCACGTCGTTTTACCTTTTCCAGCGGCAACAGATCAGGGCAGAGCTACGTGGTGTTTGGCAGCAAGGGGGGTTTTGGTGCCCAACTCAACCTCTCCACCCTTAACGGCACTAATGGCTTTGCCATCAACGGCATCAATCCAGGTGACGAATTAGGCCAGTCTGTTAGCAGTGCGGGAGATATCAACGGCGACGGCTTCGACGACCTGATTATCGGGGCACAGAGGGCCTCCCCCAACGACGACGGTTCAGGGCAGAGCTACGTGCTGTTTGGCGGAAAAAATATCGGCAGTGGCACCACCCCTATCCTAACGGGAACTGCTGGTAAAGATACTCTTTTCGGCACAATTGGCAACAACATCATCGACGGCAAAGCTGGTAATGATACCCTCACAGGCAACGGTGGTCAAGATAAGTTTATTATTCGCCTCGGCGATGGTAATGACATCATTACCGATTTTAGTGGCGTAGGTAAAGGCTCAAACCCATCAGCAGTAGTAATTGCCAATGTTGATACACTGCAATTTACAGGTAACGGCTTGACTGCCCGAAATCTGCAACTAACTCCTCAGGGCAACAACTTAGAAGTCACCTTTGAAAATGTCGCTAACACCAAAGTCACTCTGCAAAACTTCCTCTTAGAAAACCTGGATAACCTGGCAGCAACTTCTTCAAAACCTGGACTCGGCAATATCTTGTTTGATGGGCAAAGCAGCATCACCGACAGCTTTGATGTGATTGATGTCAACTCGACTCAAACTAACATTTTCAATAAAAATACTGTCACTTTCCTGAATGACTTAAACAATAATATTGTCGGTTTTGACAACTCCAATGATGTGATTAATGGTCAAGGCGGTAACGACATTATTAATGGCTTGAGTGGCAATGACCTGCTGCGGGGTGGTAGTGGTAATGATACCCTCATCGGTGGTGCGGGTAATGATATTCTCGTTGGCGGTGCGGGTGCTGACAGATTCCTTTACAACACCAATGCTGCTTTTAACGCCAGTGGGATTGGTCTAGATACCATTAGTGACTTTAACAGTTCTCAAGGTGACAAGATTGTATTGGATAAGACTACCTTTAATGCAATTACTTCTGTTGCAGGAACAGGTTTTAGTAAGAAGAGTGATTTTCAAATCACGAATTCAGCAGGGACTAGCACGGCGAAAGTTGTGTACGATCCTGTGAGTGGGCAGTTGTTCTACAACCAAAATGGCAGCGCGACTGGTTTTGGCAGTGGTGGTCTATTTGCGACTCTAACTGGTGCGCCAACTCTCACGGCATCTGATTTTGTGTTGCAAGCGTAGTTCACTCAAAACACGAAACTTCGAGCTTGGAACACGAAACTTCGAGCTTGGAATACGAAACATTGAGCTTAGAAGACGAAACTCCGAGCTTAGAAGACGAAACTCCGAGCTTAGAAGACGAAACTCCGAGCTTGGAAGACGAAACTCCGAGCTTGGAAGACGAAACTCCGAGCTTGAAAGACGAAACTCCGAGCTTGAAAGACGAAACTCCGAGCTTGAAAGACGAAACTTCGAGTTCAGAACATAAAACTTCGAGTTCAGAACCTTGAAGCTTATTTCTTCACTAACAACTCTGGGCTATTTAGATAGACGAGTCATTTCAAATAATTGCTGGGCATTACTTCCTAAAAAAGCATCAAAAAGTACCTGCCCTCCAGATTCCACTTCTACTAGATAGCGCTGGGCAATTTCATAATAGGCGTAAGTCCAAGGGATCTGAATTTCTGCGCCACTGTTATCATCTAACACTGTGACCATTTCCGTTACTGCTTGAGTTGCAGTTTGCCGCAAACCACAAGCAATATTTCCCTCTATCTCTGCTTTCATTGGTACACCCAGGTTAGCCAAAGCACTGGCGGTAGTATCAATGTCTGGATATTCTGGAGTATTCTGGCCGTTGACATAGCCTGTGAAATGGTTGACACCATATCCATGCAGCAATACCCAAGCCCCATACTGAGTAACCTGATTTACCTCTTCGACAACAGAACGCTGGGGAGGTAGCCAAGGGCGGGTGAAGACTTGCTGGAGTTGTTTGGCAATAGTTTCAATGTTCCCGTCTTTTTGTAGAAGAGTAAGGGGTGAGGCCAGTTCGTCTAGGATTGAAGATACTGTTTTAGAGATGAGTTGGGCAATATTAGCAGGCAATTCATCGACAATCAACTCGCTGATAAACAGTTTGGGTAAGTTAAATTCCTCTTGCTGCGGATGACGATAATAACGGGCGTACAAATGGGTTTTGGCAAAATTATACTCTCCAGCCGCTACATAACCTAAAGCTTCTGCAAGTTGCCCAAGGTAGTCAATTCCCAAGTTAAGTTGACCCTGTGGACTATCTACTAATAAACGCAAAGACCGAAAGGCGATGTGGTCGTTGGCGACAGTTCCACCCGCAGCAGTAATCATTTGCTGGTAGGTACGGGCATGATTTACCCTGGCGCTGTATTCTTGCCAAAGTAATTTCCATAAATAAGGGGCAATTTCGGGTTTCATAAAGTATTAGATATTGGGCATTGGGGATTGGGCATTGGGTATGGGGCATTGGTTATTTCCTTCCTCGCTGTACCCTGTACTCTGCTTGTCATCCCCTAAGAACTTACAGCTATTTTCAGATAAATAGACCACGCTGTAGGGGCGCAAGACCTTGCGCCCCTACAACAAATGTGGTTCAAATAAATGAAAAATCCTGTAACACCTCGCTGATAATCTGAAGGGCTATGTGAATTTGGTCACTGTCGATAACTAGAGGTGGACAGAAACGAATTGCTGCTTTACCGCAACCTAGTAACAATAAACCGCGTAAAAAAGCTTCTTGGATAATGCGATCGCGCAATTTATGATCAAGATTACCCTGTTCATCCAATAAGTCTACCGCTACCATCAAACCTTTACCTCGTGGCGGCGATACTTTGGGAAATCTTTGATGCAACTTGGTCAGACTAGCTTGTAATAATTCTCCCATCTGGGTAGCGTTAGTCATCAAACCACTTTCCAGCAGTCGCAAAGTGGCAATACCGGCAGCACAAGCAACAGGATTACCACCAAATGTGGTAGCGTGAGAACCGGGAGGCCAAGTCATTAACTCAGGTCTAGCAAGTATCGCTCCTAATGGCAGACCACTGGCGATACCTTTGGCAGTAGTAATGATATCAGGCATTACACCCCAATGCTCGATCGCAAATAAGCGACCAGTCCGCCCCATTCCCGCTTGCACTTCATCCACTACCATCAGAATACCGTGGCGATCGCAAATATCCCGAATCCGCTGCAAGAAACCATCCTCTGGTACGATATACCCACCTTCCCCTTGAATCGCTTCGACTACGATCGCCGCTACTTCTGGCGCTGGTAAAATTGTCGTAAATAGCTGTTTTTCCAGGTAATCTAAGCTAGCGTGAGTGCCGTAAGGGATATGAGTAACACCAGGAACTAAAGGCCCAAAATTAGCTCGCTGCACTGCTTTGGAACCGGTGAGAGACATTGCCCCATAGGTGCGTCCGTGAAATGCACCTAAGAAGGCTACGATTAGCGATCGCTTGGTGTAATATCGAGCTAGTTTGATGGCTCCTTCGTTGGATTCTGCGCCGGAATTGGTGAAAAATACTTTTGCAGGAAACGCAGTATTACTCTGTGGGTGGGGAAAAGGGGCACGAATTGCTAGTTGTTCCGCTAGTTCCACCATCGGCTCATAATAAAAATCCGTCCCTGACATGTGCAGCAGACGTTCCGACTGTTCTTGAATTGCTTTGACGACTTCCGGGTGGGCGTGTCCGGTGGCGGTAACAGCAATACCTGCGGTCATATCCAGAAATACATTGCCATCCACATCTTCCACCATACAGCCCTGGCCGCGAGATACAACTAAGGGATAATCGCGGGTATAAGAAGGGGAAGTTACAGCGCGATCGCGTTGTACAATTGCTTGAGCACGAGGCCCAGGTAAGGAAGTTATTAAACGAGGTGTACGAGGTAAATTTAGGTTAATAGGGATACTTAACATAATTTTTTTCGATTTTTTAAAGATTACTGAATAATTAAACGCTAAAGGTTGATTGCTTACAGTAGCATTTGATTCCATTAGTGTAGGAATTACGCATTTAACGAAAAATTAGAGTATACGTCAGCGATCAAGCAAAAATACAGAAATCCTCAGAGGTTGCCCGTTTTTATAACACAACTTCTGTGATCGCGTCATATTGTATTTTTTGAAGCATAACAGTAAGTCCTATATTTATTGGAACACTCTAAGATAATCAACCAATGACTTGGGCATTTGGACAAAAGTTACACCGTGATTAGATAGGTAGTAGGCCACGTCTACGCAAAAGTTAGTTTTGGAGTCACATTTGTTGCTTTTGCAACTCCAAAAGTTAGTTTTAAAGTCACATTTGTTGCTTTTGCGACTCCAAAAGTTAGTTTTAAAGTCACATTTGTTGCTTTTGCGACTCCAATAGTTAGTTTTGGAGTCGCATTTGTTACTTTTGCGACTCCAAAAGTTAGTTTTAAAGTCACATTTGTTACTTTTGCGACTCCAAAAGTTAGTTCAGCAGTAGCCAGAAGACCATAAATAAACTCCAAAAACCTTGTTTGATTCAGTAGCAATAGCAATCTACCAAAATCTATCTGTGGGTACTTTCATGCATTTTTGCTACCTTCAAGTATCGCCTTGCAGTCAAAATTGAAGTTAGTCAGTTGAAGGAATCATTCATAACGCTAGACTACCAATGCAAACCAACAATCAACCAAATCCAAGTGATTCATCGCAAGCATCGCAAAAAATTCTGCCCACTGCCCCATTACCAGAATCTATTAGTCAAAATATCGAGACTATCATCGCATTGCACAGACGTTCTGAAAAAAATGTCCCACAACACCAGCGCTTTGTAGAAACGATAACCATCTTTTTTGGTCGTCCTGTATTCCTGTATAGCATTCTGCTTGCGATTATTCTCTGGGTAATACCCAATGCCTTACCACGACGTTTAGGTGTACCTAGATTTGAGGAAGTTCCATTTCCTTGGTTACAATTTTCACTGACTGCGGGTTCATTGTTGGTGACAACAGGAGTATTGATTAAACAGGAGCGACAAGAAAAGTTAGCAGAGCAACGGGCGCAACTTAGCCTTCAACTCAACCTGCTCTCTGAGCAGAAAATCGCTAAACTCATCGCTTTGATTGAGGAATTACGCCAAGATATTCCCAATGTCAAAAATCGCTCTGACCCGGAGGCTGAAATAATGAAGTCCCCTACTGATGCACATGCAATTGTAGACTTATTGGAAGAAACCTTAGCATCAGAGTTAGCAAATTTATCGCCGCAAGAAATATCAACTCAGGAGTAACAAAGTAAGCGTAGTCAGGACTTACGCAACTGTCACAAGCGATGGCGCGGTGTAGATGCGCCGCGCGCCAAACAACTAAGCGAGAAACATGGGAATAGCCGGACGTTTTAGTTGCTGAACTAAATAATTTGATAACAATCTATGCTTAATAGGACTTACGCACACTCTACGATTCTTGGCGTCCTTGGCGTCTTCTCTGCGAGACGCTGCGCGATGGCGGTTCGATAAATTAAACTTTTTGGCGATTTTTGCGTAAGTCCTACTTAATTTAATATAGGACTGATATTTGATTTTTGAAATATACGTAGGGTGTGTTATGCCAAAGGCTAACGCACCACCTCTGATTCTAGGTGCGTTACGCTACGCGATAACACAACGCCAGTCCGCTCAAGTCGGGAAACCCGCCCAGACGGCTGGCTCCCCTACATATACTTAGATTTTTTCAAAAATCAAATCGGATTGCTATAGATTGTTTGACCAGTTTAATAAGCTAAATCTTTGAGCCGAAGCCAGACTAAACAATTGTAGTTATTAAAAACAGCTAATTTACACCCATTCAATTAATTTAAAAAGTTCTCCACGCATCTGACAAATATTTCCACACCCATTCCCAACGCCGTTTCATCAAAATCAAAGCGGGGATGATGATGAGGATAGGCCAAGTCTTTCTTAGGGTTAGCAGAACCTAAGAAGAAATAGCAACCAGGAACCTCTTGCAAGAAGAATGACATATCTTCAGCAGCCATAGTTTGACATTCTGGCACAATACCCATCGGGGTTTCTACCACTTCTTCTGCTACAGTTCGCACCAATTCTGCCATCTTAATATCATTAATTACTGGTGGATAAAGTGACCAGTATTCTAAGTCATAACTCGCACCATGACTTTGACAAATTCCAGCAATAATCTGCTCGACACGCTGGTTGAAAAAGCCTTTCAAACTAGGATTAAAATACCTGACAGTGGCACTCATTCTCGCTGTATCAGCAATCACATTCCGCTTGGTTCCAGCATGAAGTTCGCCTACTGTCACCACAGCCGAATCAATGGGATTAACATTCCGAGCGACAATGGTTTGCAAAGCATTCACAATTTGAGCAGCAACTACAACAGAGTCAACAGTTTGATGGGGTAGTGCGCCGTGTCCACCTTTGCCCAAAATTGTGCAGTTAAAGCACTCCACAGCTGCCATCAACGCCCCAGCCCGCACACCCACTGTTCCCAACGACAAATTATTCCATAAGTGCAAACCAATAATTGCGTCAACATCAGGATTTTTCAGGACTCCAGCTTCAATCATCGGCTTTGCGCCTCCTGGTGATTCTTCCGCTGGCTGGAAGATAATTTTCACGGTACCGGAGAAATCTTGGCGATGCTGTTGGAGATAGTAAGCTGTACCTAAAGCGATCGCTGTATGTCCATCATGTCCACAAGCGTGCATCACTCCATCATGCTGCGATTTATACGGCACTTCGTTGAGTTCTTGGATTGGCAAAGCATCCATATCTGCCCGAATCGCTAAAACTTTTTCTGTGCCTAATTTGTTACCCTTAATGGTGGCAACAATGCCAGTGTGAGCAATGCCAGTTTGATGCTCAATCCCCCATTCTTGTAACTTTTGTGATACAAACTCGGCGGTCAGTTTTTCTTGAAAACCTAACTCTGGTTGTTGATGCAATCGCCGCCGCCACTCTATCAATTGTGGTTGCAATGAGCGGATTGAAAGTCGGATGCGAGATAGGTCAATAGAAGAGGGATTGGGAAAGGTAGAAACCATTATGAAGACAAGCTAGTTTAAGTACAGCTAACTTAGTTTATCGTAGGGAATGGCGAAGAATCATCATCAGAATCTTCTTCAGGACTTACGCAACTGGCACAAGCAATGGCTAACCTCAACAAGTCCCCAAATTGCTACAAAAGCGGAAATTCTGGCGGAGATTACAGCAGAATTAAAGTATTTGAACCACATCTGTCGTAGGGGCGCAAGGCCTTGCGCCCCTACCGCGTGGTCTATTTACCTGAAAATAGCTGTAAGAGTGTGGAGTTCTACAGCACCTGCCAAAATCACGGCTGGTAAGCCCAACAAAAAAGAAAATCGGGCAGATGTCTCCCGTTCCATGCCCAAAAATTAAATAAGGCAGGTAAATCCTGCCTTGTGTGTCACTAAAGTTAGGTTAATTTGATCTTTTCTTACAATTGCACGTCTTATTGACAAAGCTATTACCGAGTTATGTCAGAACTGTGACTGCATCAGTTGTAAACAGGGATTGAACGTTCACTACGATCAGTTACTCAAGTCTTTTTTTCCAATACCCAATCCCCAATGCCCTATTTAAAGTGTCAGTGTTTCCCAATCTAAATCTGATGCTACTTGAGCAAGTTTATCTAAATCAGTCAAGTTATCTAAATAGGGCAAGCAGCCTAAAACTGGGGTGTTAGTGAGTGATTGAATCAATTGGTGTGGTGTCCAGTCGGCTATTTCTGCATCTGTTCGAGGTTGTACGCAGTTTAGAACAATGCCTTTGAGATTGATGCGCGATTGTCTAGCTAATGCTACGTTTGCCACTGCTTGAGCGATCGCACCCAATCTAACTGGCACTACCAATACCGTTGGTAAACGCCATTCCCCCGCCAAATCAGCTACCGTTAATTCCTCCGTTACTGGCGAACCTAACCCTCCTAAGGCTTCTACAAGCACAAAATCACGATGCGATCGCAATTTAGATAAAGCTTGCCACACAAGTGCTAAATCTACTCGGCGATTTTCCCGTGCTGCTGCTATAGGAGGGGCTAAAGGTGCTTGAAAGTACAAAGGTGTAATTTCTTCAGCAGATTGTTCTAGTACAAATAGCTTTTGATACCACTCGCGATCGCCAATTCCCGATTGAATCGGTTTCATGATTCCCCAGCTACGCTGCGGGTAATATTTTTGCCAATAGGCTGCTAATGCTGTTGTTAAAACAGTTTTACCAGCTTCTGTATCAGTTCCAGTAATCAGTAGTGTGTTTAACATTAATTTCATTGGCCAGAAAATGGTTGTGTTCCATCAGCCGGCGGTAAAGTTGGGGTTTCACCAGTTGTAGGAATTGGGTTAGGTGTTTGTGTCGGAATTGGCAGGGGTGTCTCTGTCGGAAATGGCAGGGGTGTTTGTGTTGGAATTGGCAAGGGTGTTTCTGTCGGAAATGGCAGGGGTGTTTGTGTGGGAAATGGCAGGGGTGTCTCTGTCGGAATTGGCAGGGGTGTTTCTGTCGGAATTGGCAGAGGTGTCTCTGTAGGTATTGGTTTGACTGGTTTTTCTAATGCAACATTGAGGTTGTAATTGCTTTCGGCAACTCCTGAAAGCAGTGTTAACTCAATAGTATATCTACCAGTAACCAGCAATGTACCTGCATAAGATGTTACTTGCTGGATATTCGGATCAATTGGTTGTTGATTGGGACTGAAGACTGTTAGCAAAACGCTGCTTCCTGGGTCAAGAAACGCAGTTAACTTGTCACCTTCCTGCCCAAAAAAAGTGTAGCGGATTATTTGATTTGTTTTGAGAGTATCTTTAACCGTGGCTGTGTTATTTGCTTCCAGATTGAGCCGCCTACTAGATACAACAGGTTGATCGTTGGTGGGTGTGGATGTGAATGTAGTACCACCAGTAATCACTGGTGAAGGGAAATTTTGTGGAAGTGTCTCACTTGGTGATGGTTTTGACTGACTGCGGATGGAACTTACCAATGCCCAAGAACCAAATCCGGCGATGATCACTACAGCAATGGCAATTGCTGCGATCGCTAACGGATTATCCAAGATTGAGCTAGTATTACTTGGTGGAATCACAGGATCGGGTTGTTTCTTCTTGGGCGAAGCTGCTGGTGGTACTAAGTTAGGCCGGCGACCAACAGCCATTGTTTGCAAGTTCGATACATTATTAGGGGTAGGGACACTGGGTTGAGCCAGAGATTGCAGTGCTTGGGATACATTAGCAGCACTTTGGTAGCGATCGCTCGGTATATGATTCAACATTCGATTCAAAACCTGAGCAAATCGCGGATTCACTCTTACCCACCGCTGCCAATTCCAAGTTAGTTGGTTTTCGTCAAATAGATCCCTTGGTTCTTTACCAGTCAGCAAAACAATCGCACTCACCGCTAATGCATACAAGTCACTACTAGGATAAGCGCCCCCTGTTTGCATTTGTTCACTAGGAGAGTAGCCTAATTTTCCCACAGTGGTTTCTGGCATTGGGCTATTTGGCGATCGTAAACGCTCTGCCAGTTCCTTTACCACCCCAAAGTCAATTAACACAGGTTTAGCGTCACTATCTCGCAAAATAATATTTTCTGGCGAGATATCTCGGTGAATAATCCCTCGACTGTGAATATGCTCTAAAACAGGCAACAATAACTGTATTAGCTGCAATACTTCAGCCTCTGTAAAGGTTTTACCCACAGCTTGACGTTCAGCCAGCAGAGTTCGGTACGTCTGACCTGCAACGTAGTCCTCCACCAAAAATAAGCGTTGGTCTTGCTCAAATCTTTCCCGGAATTTAGGCACTTGTGGGTGTTCGATTTGATATAAAATGGCAGCTTCTCGGTGAAAAAGCTCTTGTGCCTTCTTCCAAGCCAAAGCCTCCGTTGCTGTTGAAATCAATTCCTTGATCGCGCAAAGTTCGTTAAAGCGCCTCTGGTCTTCTGCCAGATAGGTTCTACCAAATCCTCCTTGTCCGAGAATTTGAATTATGCGGTAACGGTTTTGCAAGACAGTGCCAACTTTAATCGGTGGTTGCATGATCGATTGATTGAGTGTATTAGCAACTGAGGAGGAAGTCACCCACAAAGATTAAGTCCAAGAGGCGACACAGTCACATGCAGCGATATTTTACCTTACATAATAGTTAGGAGTATACGCAAAGTCACACTTCAAGTGTCTTATGCAACTCTCTTAACTGTCTACAGTAATTTATGTATGGGGTCTTTTCCCCTGCCCCCTGCCCCTTTTCTTCTTCTCTGACCGCTTGGAACTGCTGTCAGCCCTGCGCCAGAACCCACGCAAATGAGAGTTTGTTAATACCAATTCTATGTGAGCCTACATAAGACTTATCCCTTTATCTAGCAAGGATTTCAGAAAAAATTGGTATAAGTACCAATGTGATCCGGGAATTTATTGGGTTAATTAAAACTAAAAATTAAGTCTGCTAGTTTATTTCTTTACCGCTAGTATCATAGAATATAATCAGATACCTGTTTAACACTTAGTCGCAAGTGTTCTCCTGTCTAAAAACAAAGTTAAATATTACCCAAGTTGTAAATGCTTTACTGTCAGTTATAAATGAGATAGTTAAAAGAAGCAATCTATCACACCAATCTTTAGAGAGATTAGGGTCATTTACCTCAACCTAAAAAACTTGAAGTATAGACCTAGTGGACGGACTTGATATCCGTTAAACTATCAATAGTTTGTTTGCCAAGAAAATTAGACAGTTAGCAAATGATAATTGTATGGAAAAATGTTTAAATATTGATTGTATGAAATCTTCAACAAAACTCACAGATGTTTTTTTAGGCGATTTCCTGATTAAATCTATTAAATCTTTAATGATAATATTGCTATGAATGCACATAGAGGAGCTGCTGTGCTCAGTTCTGCAACT from Nostoc sp. UHCC 0926 includes these protein-coding regions:
- a CDS encoding M20 family metallopeptidase gives rise to the protein MVSTFPNPSSIDLSRIRLSIRSLQPQLIEWRRRLHQQPELGFQEKLTAEFVSQKLQEWGIEHQTGIAHTGIVATIKGNKLGTEKVLAIRADMDALPIQELNEVPYKSQHDGVMHACGHDGHTAIALGTAYYLQQHRQDFSGTVKIIFQPAEESPGGAKPMIEAGVLKNPDVDAIIGLHLWNNLSLGTVGVRAGALMAAVECFNCTILGKGGHGALPHQTVDSVVVAAQIVNALQTIVARNVNPIDSAVVTVGELHAGTKRNVIADTARMSATVRYFNPSLKGFFNQRVEQIIAGICQSHGASYDLEYWSLYPPVINDIKMAELVRTVAEEVVETPMGIVPECQTMAAEDMSFFLQEVPGCYFFLGSANPKKDLAYPHHHPRFDFDETALGMGVEIFVRCVENFLN
- a CDS encoding acetyl ornithine aminotransferase family protein; translation: MLSIPINLNLPRTPRLITSLPGPRAQAIVQRDRAVTSPSYTRDYPLVVSRGQGCMVEDVDGNVFLDMTAGIAVTATGHAHPEVVKAIQEQSERLLHMSGTDFYYEPMVELAEQLAIRAPFPHPQSNTAFPAKVFFTNSGAESNEGAIKLARYYTKRSLIVAFLGAFHGRTYGAMSLTGSKAVQRANFGPLVPGVTHIPYGTHASLDYLEKQLFTTILPAPEVAAIVVEAIQGEGGYIVPEDGFLQRIRDICDRHGILMVVDEVQAGMGRTGRLFAIEHWGVMPDIITTAKGIASGLPLGAILARPELMTWPPGSHATTFGGNPVACAAGIATLRLLESGLMTNATQMGELLQASLTKLHQRFPKVSPPRGKGLMVAVDLLDEQGNLDHKLRDRIIQEAFLRGLLLLGCGKAAIRFCPPLVIDSDQIHIALQIISEVLQDFSFI
- a CDS encoding protein kinase domain-containing protein: MQPPIKVGTVLQNRYRIIQILGQGGFGRTYLAEDQRRFNELCAIKELISTATEALAWKKAQELFHREAAILYQIEHPQVPKFRERFEQDQRLFLVEDYVAGQTYRTLLAERQAVGKTFTEAEVLQLIQLLLPVLEHIHSRGIIHRDISPENIILRDSDAKPVLIDFGVVKELAERLRSPNSPMPETTVGKLGYSPSEQMQTGGAYPSSDLYALAVSAIVLLTGKEPRDLFDENQLTWNWQRWVRVNPRFAQVLNRMLNHIPSDRYQSAANVSQALQSLAQPSVPTPNNVSNLQTMAVGRRPNLVPPAASPKKKQPDPVIPPSNTSSILDNPLAIAAIAIAVVIIAGFGSWALVSSIRSQSKPSPSETLPQNFPSPVITGGTTFTSTPTNDQPVVSSRRLNLEANNTATVKDTLKTNQIIRYTFFGQEGDKLTAFLDPGSSVLLTVFSPNQQPIDPNIQQVTSYAGTLLVTGRYTIELTLLSGVAESNYNLNVALEKPVKPIPTETPLPIPTETPLPIPTETPLPFPTQTPLPFPTETPLPIPTQTPLPFPTETPLPIPTQTPNPIPTTGETPTLPPADGTQPFSGQ
- a CDS encoding DUF1003 domain-containing protein yields the protein MQTNNQPNPSDSSQASQKILPTAPLPESISQNIETIIALHRRSEKNVPQHQRFVETITIFFGRPVFLYSILLAIILWVIPNALPRRLGVPRFEEVPFPWLQFSLTAGSLLVTTGVLIKQERQEKLAEQRAQLSLQLNLLSEQKIAKLIALIEELRQDIPNVKNRSDPEAEIMKSPTDAHAIVDLLEETLASELANLSPQEISTQE
- the bioD gene encoding dethiobiotin synthase, yielding MLNTLLITGTDTEAGKTVLTTALAAYWQKYYPQRSWGIMKPIQSGIGDREWYQKLFVLEQSAEEITPLYFQAPLAPPIAAARENRRVDLALVWQALSKLRSHRDFVLVEALGGLGSPVTEELTVADLAGEWRLPTVLVVPVRLGAIAQAVANVALARQSRINLKGIVLNCVQPRTDAEIADWTPHQLIQSLTNTPVLGCLPYLDNLTDLDKLAQVASDLDWETLTL
- a CDS encoding DUF1338 domain-containing protein, with the protein product MKPEIAPYLWKLLWQEYSARVNHARTYQQMITAAGGTVANDHIAFRSLRLLVDSPQGQLNLGIDYLGQLAEALGYVAAGEYNFAKTHLYARYYRHPQQEEFNLPKLFISELIVDELPANIAQLISKTVSSILDELASPLTLLQKDGNIETIAKQLQQVFTRPWLPPQRSVVEEVNQVTQYGAWVLLHGYGVNHFTGYVNGQNTPEYPDIDTTASALANLGVPMKAEIEGNIACGLRQTATQAVTEMVTVLDDNSGAEIQIPWTYAYYEIAQRYLVEVESGGQVLFDAFLGSNAQQLFEMTRLSK
- a CDS encoding beta strand repeat-containing protein; the encoded protein is MANSTFNLSDLNGTNGFAINGINKFDLSGNSVSSAGDINGDGIDDVIIGAYSADPNSFASGQSYVVFGSKGGFGAQLNLSTLNGSNGFAINGINEGDGSGASVSSAGDINGDGIDDLIIGARRASPNGHYSGQSYVVFGSKGGFGAQFNLSTLKGSNGFAINGINPGDYSGGSVSSAGDINGDGIDDLIIGARDAAPNGTLSGQSYVVFGSKGGFSAQFNLSTLNGSNGFAINGINPGDFSGWSVSSAGDFNGDGIDDLIIGAYSADPNGFRTGQSYVVFGSKGGFGAQLNLSTLNGSNGFAINGINENDQSGASVSSAGDINGDGIDDLIIGAQRASPNGLESGQSYVVFGSKGGFDTELNLSTLNGSNGFVINGINKYDGSGNSVSSAGDINGDGIDDLIIGASRRFTFSSGNRSGQSYVVFGSKGGFGAQLNLSTLNGTNGFAINGINPGDELGQSVSSAGDINGDGFDDLIIGAQRASPNDDGSGQSYVLFGGKNIGSGTTPILTGTAGKDTLFGTIGNNIIDGKAGNDTLTGNGGQDKFIIRLGDGNDIITDFSGVGKGSNPSAVVIANVDTLQFTGNGLTARNLQLTPQGNNLEVTFENVANTKVTLQNFLLENLDNLAATSSKPGLGNILFDGQSSITDSFDVIDVNSTQTNIFNKNTVTFLNDLNNNIVGFDNSNDVINGQGGNDIINGLSGNDLLRGGSGNDTLIGGAGNDILVGGAGADRFLYNTNAAFNASGIGLDTISDFNSSQGDKIVLDKTTFNAITSVAGTGFSKKSDFQITNSAGTSTAKVVYDPVSGQLFYNQNGSATGFGSGGLFATLTGAPTLTASDFVLQA